A genomic stretch from Halogranum gelatinilyticum includes:
- a CDS encoding helix-turn-helix domain-containing protein, whose translation MKPTDDQILELLGDSELVLTPTVIAFNAGFNRSHVNRRLSEFVERGLVRRVERGKYEITDEGLGYLSGSVDASEL comes from the coding sequence ATGAAACCGACCGACGACCAGATCCTGGAGCTGTTGGGCGATTCTGAACTGGTGTTAACGCCCACCGTCATAGCGTTCAACGCTGGATTCAATCGCTCCCACGTGAACAGACGATTGTCGGAGTTCGTCGAGAGAGGACTTGTGAGACGTGTTGAGAGAGGAAAATACGAAATTACGGACGAGGGACTTGGATATCTATCTGGGAGCGTCGATGCGTCAGAGTTGTAG
- a CDS encoding rhodanese-like domain-containing protein — MSSIRPDELDDRLGSSGDEPFLLDIRPTSAYESGALDRSHNIPVYDELRGGDASALRARFGEIPSDRDVVVVCKMGMVAKRATSILREEGYDASTLLGGMSGWRGYQNNSLGYKIRSLVWRLR, encoded by the coding sequence ATGAGCAGTATTCGTCCGGACGAACTCGACGACCGTCTCGGGTCGTCGGGAGACGAGCCGTTTCTCCTCGACATTCGTCCGACATCGGCATACGAGTCAGGTGCTCTCGATCGGAGTCACAATATTCCTGTGTACGATGAACTTCGTGGAGGTGATGCGTCGGCGTTGCGCGCCAGGTTCGGGGAAATTCCGTCTGATAGAGACGTGGTGGTCGTTTGTAAGATGGGAATGGTCGCCAAGCGAGCGACGAGTATACTCAGAGAAGAGGGCTATGACGCATCGACACTCCTCGGCGGAATGAGCGGCTGGAGGGGGTATCAGAACAATTCGCTGGGGTACAAGATCCGGTCGCTTGTTTGGCGGTTGCGGTAG